The stretch of DNA CTTGTCCCTCGACCAATTTCATCTAGGATAACTAATGATCGGTCTGTTGCGTTATGTAAGATATTGGCTGTTTCTGCCATTTCTACCATAAAGGTAGACATCCCTTTAGAAAGATTGTCTCCTGCCCCAATGCGTGTAAAAATTTTATCAATGATCCCAATATGAGCTGAGCGAGCTGGAATGAAAGATCCCATTTGCGCCATGATGACCAGTAATGCAATTTGGCGAATGTAGGTAGATTTCCCGGCCATATTGGGTCCTGTAAGGAGAATCATGCGAGTTTGAGCGCTATGCATTACGGTATCATTGGGAATAAAAGTTCCTCGATCCAGTAAAGTTAAGGCAACAGGGTGCATGCCTTTGGTAATGGATAGAGCATCGCTATGATCAACTAGAGGACGGCGATAATCATATTCTGCGGCTAGTTCTGCCAAAGATGCCACATAGTCCAAATCTGCGATTGCGGTAGAAAGCTTCAGAATCAGATCTCTCTGTTGCAAGATATAAAAACACAACTCCTTGAAAAGTTGAGTTTCTAAAGTTTGGAGCTTGTCTTCGACACTAAAAACTTCATCTTGGAATTGTTGAAGCTCTTGGGTGGTGAAACGCTCTGCATGTAGGCGAGACTGTCTGCGAATAAACTCTTTAGGAAGTTGGGGAGCAAGATTGCTAGCAACCTCAATGTAGTACCCTAGCGCTTGGGCATAACAGACTTTGAGCTTTTTAATATCTGTCTCTTGGCGAATGCGGTCTTGGTATTCAAGAATCCAAGATTTAGAGTTTTCTTTGAGATTCCTTAGTCGTAAAAGATCTTGATGGTGGTGATCAACAAAAATATTCCCATCGGAAACTTTTAAAGGAAGCTCTTCAAATAACTCGGTTGATAAAGTTTCTATTAGAGACTTTAAGGGCTGAGCAATTAGAAACTTATTTGAGAGAAATTCTGGGAGGGAGCAGTTTTGCAGATCATTAGCAATATGTGAGCAGGCAAGCAGAGAATCCCGAAGCATCCCAATATCCTTGGGGCTGGCTAAAGTTGTCGAGATCTTAGTAGCCAGACGCTCTAGGTCTCTTACACAAGATAAATGGCGTTTTACCTGTTTTCTAAGAGCTTCTTGCTGCAGGAAAAATTCTACACAATCCTGTCGGAGAGTAATTTCTTTTAGATCATAGAAGGGATTGATGAGGGTATTCCTTAACAGTCTGCCTCCCATTGGAGTGGAAGTCCGTTCCATGACTTGAAGCAAAGATCCTTTACCGTGTCCGCCATGAATAGCGGACAGTAACTCTAAATTGGTTTGAGATGCCTTGTCGATGAGCAAGTGCTTATGTTGCCCATAAATTTTGGGAATGGAAAGATGGGAGATCGGGAGAAGGAGTTTATCTTGAATATAGGAAAGAAGAGCACCAGCAGCATTAATAGCAGGAACTAATCCTTGCAGCCCAAATCCATCTAAAGAAGAAACTTGAAAGCAAGAATATAATTTTTTTGTTGCAGATTGATATTCAAAAGCCCAAGAAGCATATTCCGATAACGTGATGCGCAAGTGCTGTTGAAGCTGTTTTATAACAGCTTCATTTTTTTGATAAAATTTTGCATGGCTTAATAATTCAGAAGGAGCAAGGCGGCAGATCGCTTCAATAAGGTCTTTTGTGTTATCGTATTCTGCAACGAGGAAAGCCCCTGTTGACAGGTCTAAACAGGAAAGTCCGTATAAAGAGCCCACCTGATTGATGGCAACAATGTAGTTATTCGCTTTTTCTGGGAGCAAAGAAGATGATAACAGGGCTCCAGGAGTAATTAAACGGCTAATCGTTCGAGGTACGAGACCTTTGCCTCCTTCGACGTGGTCAGCTTGTTCTGCGATGGCCACCTTAAATCCTCTGCTCACCAAACGATCCACATAACCATCTAGATTAGCTGCTGGGATGCCGCTCATGGGAACGTTTTGTCGTTGGGTCAAAGTAATATCTAGATTTTGAGCTAAGACTAGGGCGTCATCAAAGAAAGCTTCGTAAAACTCTCCAAGGCGAAATAACAACAGACAATCACCAGCTTGCTCTTTGCACTGCTGCCATTGCTGCATCATTGGGGTTAGTTTTTGTGTCATAGCTTTATCTAGTATCGCGTGATCAAAAAAATTTTTTATTTTTTGGCAATAGGACAGGCTCTTGTTAGCCAGGGAACCTTCGACACGCAGAGTGTACAACGGTGCTGAATTTTTGGGGAATACAAGACTTCCGAGCGTAAAGTTCTTAAGCAAAAACACAATTGTCATAATGAAAAATAGTCTCGCATTTCCAAGAAAATCGCGGTGCGGTACCATGCATCTCGCTTATGGCTAGGGGAAGGCAGCGCATGTAACCATGCGTTTAGGCCTCTTATATTCTTGATAGAGATCATAAGAGAGAGGAGTAAATAAGGGAGGGGAGCTAGGCTAGTATGTATTACACAGAAGAGAGCTTAGAGACTCTAAAGCACAGTATCGATATTGTTAGCGTTCTTAGTGAATACGTGCATCTGAAGCGTAGTGGGGCGGATTATAAGGCATGCTGCCCTTTTCATGATGAGAAAACTCCATCGTTTATTGTGTACCCAACTAGAGGACATTACCATTGCTATGGATGTGGGGCACATGGTGATGCGATCAACTTTCTTATGAAGCAACAGGGGTATTCATTTTCGGAAGCTGTACTTTTTCTAGCTAAAAAGTTTCATGTTGACCTTGTTGTTAAAACAAAAATTCAAGAGCCCTCTAGCAAAGATTCGAAAGAATGTCTGCGTCGCATTAACAAGGAGGCTGAACGTTTTTTCCAATATTGTTTATTGCATTTGCCGGAAGGAGAAGAAGCATTAGCTTATTTATATAAGCGAGGGTTTTCTCCAGATACTGTAGACCGTTTTCAGATAGGGTACGCTCCTGAGCAAAAATTGTTTGTCCGAGCAATGGAAGAGAGGGGGATCTCTGTAAAACAGTTGGAGTGGGCAGGATATCTATCTAAAGATTGGTTTTTATTTGCTCAAAGAATCATGTTCCCTATTCAAGATTCCTTGGGTTATACAATCGGTTTTTCTTCTAGAAGATTTAAAGAAGGGGGACGAGGTGGAAAATATATTAATTCTCCAGAGACTATTTTATTTAAAAAATCTCGAGTATTGTATGGGTTGCAATTTTCGCGTAAACGCATAGCTAAAGAACGCAGGGTGATTTTAGTTGAAGGCCAGGCCGATTGTTTGCAAATGATCGATTTTGGTTTTAATTGTACTTTAGCTGCTCAAGGGACTTCTTTTACAGAGACCCATGTGAAAGAGCTTGTAAAATTGGGGGTCTCTAAAGCGTATTTGCTATTTGATGGGGATGCTGCTGGGGAGAAGGCTTCGTTGCGAGTTGGAGATCTTTGCCAGACAGCAGGGATTACCGCGATAGTTTGTCGGCTCCCTTCTGGGCAGGATCCAGATTCTTTTTTAATGCAGAAGGGGCCAGAAGAGCTACGGGAGTTATTAGATAGAGGAGAGGATTATCTTTCGTTTCTTGTCTGGCATAAGATTCGTTCTTATGAGCAGTTCACTCCTAGGGAAAAGGCTCGAGTAGTAGAAGAGGTAATTCAACAGGTTCGGCATTGGGGAAGCCCTATTACCATTCATGAATACCTTAAACAATTAGCTTCTTTGGTTAAAGTGCCAGAACCTGCAGTTTTTAGTTATCTTTCCTCTATTACGTCTGCTGAAGAGAAAGGAAAAAAGGCTGTAGCGAAAAAGGAGCCTTCTGATCATGGGTCTTCTTCAGAAACCCCTCCAGAAAAGAAAGTTTCAAAAAAAATTTCTCCAGGAATGATTCTAGAAGCAGACGTAATCCGGTGTTTGTTATTTGCTAAACCCGAAGAGGAGTTTGTGCCAGCAACTGTGAAGCACTATCTTTCTCCTGAACAGTTTCATTGTGCAGAATATCGATCTATCTTTGTCATGGCTATGAATCACTACAATGAAAGACAGGCATTGCCTTCTATGGATGATATGATGGCTTTGGCTTGGGGGACTGAAGCGATGTCGCTTCTTGTGGACAGACGTATGAATACGGAACTTATGCGGGATATTGTTGTACAATCGATTCAAAAATTATTAGACAAGCATTGGCGAGATAAAAAACGAAAATTATGCCAGCAGACAGGGAAAGGATTGGATTCTTTGCAAGAATATGTTCGCCTTACTGAGGAGAGGGTTACAGTCTCTCTGGTTTTTGATAAAGAATCCTTTAATCTTTAAGATTAAACGTTGATTATTAGTTTGTTTTATTATAAAATTTTGAAGCTTTAATTCTCTTTTTGTTGGTTTTTATGAGAAGTCTTCACTTTTTATTAACCGCATTTACATTTTCTTTGTTTTGTGGGGCGGCTTTAACCGCTTCGTCTCCTAAGGCCTTGAGTTTTGTTGCTTCGGAAGCCGCGGGGACAGCCCTTGCGCGCCCTTCTTCTGTCTCTTCGCTACTAGATTCTGCTCATGAAGTGATTAAGAGTGCTGGATTGGGATTCGGTTCCACTTGCATTCTAAACGAATTACAAAGTTTACAGAGTCAGGAATTGGAGGGATTGCTCGCTTCTCAGGAAAGAATTTAGTTTTCCACTTCTTATTTAAGCAGCTATTTTTGTCGCATTGTGATAGCCTTGATCGAAAAAATTTTTTGTTTGAGTAGAAGAGGAGTTTTCTTATGCGATTCTTGTTGGCCTTATTCTCGCTGATTCTGGTTCTTCCTGCAACTGAGGCTTTCTCACAAGAGGACAAACCGCATCAACAAGAAGCAGAGGAGGACTTGTGTGGGCAGAGAAAGGATACTTGTGTATTTTATAGCTACGAGAAAGCTCTACAACATGCAAGAGAGTGCGACAAACTCACTTTGGTTGTGTTGTTAGATCGTTCCGAAGGGTGTTCTTTTGAGCCTCTTTTTGAAGTAGCCACTTCTATGGAGGATTCTTTATTAGCAGCATTTGCTGATTTTGTAGTTCTTGCTAAATCGGGAGCAGTTCCGCTTATTTATCCTCCGGTTCAAGATCCTATGATTGGGGAGATTGATGCTTTTCTAGCCGCTTTCCCTGGTCAAGAATTCCCAGAGCAGCCCGCGATAATCACAATTGCTGTTGGAGACTCTTCTGTGGAGGTCATGGACGTTACCTTAATTCCCCAGACGATAGAATAAAAGGTCTAAAAAGCCCTCTTTTTATAAAAGGAGGGCTTTTTCTTTGCGGAATATTTCTCTCTTGCTTAGAGAACATCCCAAGCATAAAAACCAAAACATTTTTGAGCGTCTACTAGCAACGCTATGCGTTGATTCCGAATATTTTCATTGTCATCCGCAACACGTACAGAGTCTAAAAAGGCTTCGGTGCTTTGAGACAAATCTTTTAGATGATACAGGTACTCTCTGGAGCTAATTGGAAGAGAGGCTGTTTCTTTTGTAAAATTCTCCAAAGCTTGTTTGAAAGAAACATCTTCTAAAGTTTGTAGAGAGAATACGGATTCTGTAATAGAGAACGACAAAGAGGCTAGAATTTTTTTCAGCCGATTGTGTGTGGCTGCAATGGTTTCTAGAGTTTGCGTGTTCTTAAGTTCCTGGATCGCCAGAGCGCTTTGGATAATGATTAAAGGATTTTTCGGGCTTTGTTCAGTAAGGACTAAAGCAATAATGTCTTTGGCAAATCCTAGAGAGGATAAAATAGTTTTTAATCGTCCCCAAACAAAAGAACAGAGTTTGTGCAGGACTTCATCAGGCGACCACTCCACATTGGGAAGATTACAAGGGAAATGTCGAATAAGGCGAGAAAATAGCTCAACTATGTCTACAGAACTCTGTGTTGTGTGGAGCAGGGTGAGAATCTCTAGCGATTGCCTGCGCAAAGCATAAGGATCTCGGGAAGATGTGGGGCACAGTCCAAGAATAAAACAGGAGAGTAGATTGTCTGCTCGGTCAAGAATACTTAACAAAGCTCCTGTTGTTGAGATGTTGGAACCTAGGGTAATGTGCTGCAGATGTTCCCCGATAGCTATTGCTGCGGCTTTAGGTAGAGCTGCATTTTGCAGGTAGTATTTCCCCATAACTCCTTGTAATTCGGGAAACTCATTGACCACGGAAGATACGAGATCTGCTTTGCAATAGTGTATGGCAATGTCGATATCTTCTTTTGCACATAAAGGGAGAAGCGGGAAGGCTTCTTCTAAATGCTTTTTCAAGCGAGCTGTTTTCTCTGCTAAACTCCCCAAGGCATCAAAATACGTGACGGACTCTAGTTTCTTTACAAAAGAGTCCAGAGGAGTTTGGAGATCAAGCTTAAATAGGAAATTTCCATCCGTTAGACGTGGCGCCAAGGCCTTTTCATTCCCCTCAATCATGATATCGGTCGGAGAGTTATCACAAACAATTAAAAATCGATTGGTTATTTGGCCTTCTAAGTTTTGAATAGGGAAATAACGTTGGTGCTGAATCATTTCCGCTATTAACAGTTCTTTAGGAAGAGAACAGAAATCTGGATCAAATTGGGCGCAGATCACAAAAGGATGCTCTGTTAGAAAGACGTTTTCTTCTATGAGATGCTCTGGAGCTATGGCTTCGGTTTGATTTCCTGTGAAATTTTGCAGCCCCTGCTCAATAATAGATCGACGTTCTTTGTGAGAAACGATCACGCAGGCCTCTCGCAATGTATCGATGTAGGCTTTGCTAGATGAGATGGTTAACTGACGGTTATCTAGCTGTCGGTGTCCCCAAGAAAGGTTACCGGATGCAACGAATCCTAGAGAAAAAGGAAGAATTTGATCTCCATATAAAGCAACTAACCAACGAATGGGTCGAGCATATTCGACGCCTCCGTTATCCCAAGTCATTTTTTTGGGGAACTGGATCGCCTGAATCAATAAAGGAAGTTCGTGCGCAAGAATAGAAGCGGTTTCTTTACGCTCTTCGGGTATGACAAGAAATAGGTAATCGATCCCTTTAATGGAACGGACGCGGCAGACGGTAGAAGATTGATCTAGAGCACTTCGATGAGAAATGGATAATCCGTGAGAGGCAAAGAACTGTTCTCCTTGAGAAGACAGGGATCCGTTCTCTTCAAATAATAGGGAGAGGGGAGGCCCTTTTTTCTCTGTTTCCGGACGAATGGTTACATGGCTCAGGCCTTGTATACGTAAAGCTAATCGTCGAGGAGTTCCCAGTACTTCCAAGTGCTCATAGGAGATGTTATGTTCCGCGAGAAGTTTTTTGGCTAAAGATTCAAGTTGTTGAATTCCAATGGGAACAAAGGATGCAGGGAGTTCTTCACTTCCAATTTCCAGCAAAAAGTCTTCATTTTGGCTGACATGAGGAATCGGTCTAGGTGTTGCCTTCGGAGAGGAAGGAAGCGTTTTAAGAAGAGGGAATCCGAGAGATTCTCTCCACATTACGTATTTATCTGCAACAGCGCGTGCTAATTGGCGAATCTTAGCAATGTAGCGCGTGCGCTCGGTAACAGAAATCACTCCTCTAGAGTCAAGCATATTAAATGCATGGGAGGCTTTAATGACAAAATCATAAGCAGGGAGAGGGAGGCCTTGATCTAATGTAGCCAAAGCTTCGGCAGCGAAGTCTTCAAAATGTTTTAACCACATGGAGGTGTTGGCGGTCTCAAAATTATATTGACTCCAGACTTGTTCTGCATGGCGAGTAATATCCCCATAGGTTAAGGAATCATTCCACATCACGTCATAGACAGAATTTTTTTTCTGCAGATACATAGCGATCCGCTCAACACCGTAAGTAATTTCTCCGCTAATCGCATCTAGCGGTTTACTTCCTACAGCTTGGAAATAGGTGAGTTGGGTAATTTCCATGCCATTTAACCATACCTCCCATCCCAGCCCCCAGGCTCCAATCGTAGGATTTTCCCAGTCGTCGTGGACGAAACGAATGTCGTGGTCAACTAAATGTAAGCCAATGACTTTGAGAGACTCTAGATAAAGAGAGAGAAAATTTTCGGGGACAGGTTTAAGGATGACCTGCAATTGGTGGTATTTTTGTAGGCGATTAGGATGTTGTCCATAACGGCCGTCCTGCGGACGTCGAGACGGTTCAACATAAGCTGTTTTAAAAGGTTCCGGGCCTAGGGCGTGAAGAAAGGTAGCAGGGTTGAATGTCCCCGCCCCAACTTCCAAATCATATCCTTGATGAATGATGCATCCTTGTTCGCTCCAAAAACGTAGAATGGCCGCTATCATGGCTTGAAGAGTTAAAGGTTGTGAGGACATAAAAAACTCCTAGATATCTGAGAAAAGGAATCGCTATGCGTATGTGGATACGGCAGAAACGGGGCCGACTCTTTTGAAGAATCTCCGGATTCCTAGAGGAACATACTAGTGGAAGCTCTATTAATTGAACAAGGCGAGAAATATCCTAGTGATAGGAGAAAAGAACGGCGTTAGGCATAGTGTTATCGACAGGTTTTTTTTTAATTTCATAAGAATCGGTTTATTCTTGATCCTCGACCAGAAAAACTAGCGATAAATTCTAGAAATGCTAAGAATGAGAGAACTAAGAAAGAGTGCTTTTTTGAGAGAAGTTTTCCCTTTTTACAGAAGAGACACGACAAATGAGGCTGATTGGTGGTGCTCGAGGGAACAGACTTTTTCAAAAAAAAGATGTCTGGCGTGAAGCGCGCAGCGTGGTAGCGCTAAGCTTAGGGAATTCAAGGAATTCTTGAGGAACAGATGAGAGTGAGCTTACCAAACTGCCTGACAGTTTTTCGTCTATTCATCACACCGATTTTTATGATTCTTTATTTGAAAGGGAGATGGTTTGGTCTATCCGCAACAGTTTTGCCTTACGTTTTACTCTTTTTGCTCGTTATGGCTGAAATTACGGATGCTGTGGATGGATATATTGCGAGGAAATTTTCCCAGGTGACGGACCTAGGGAAGCTTCTAGATCCTATGGCAGATAGTGTGTATCGTATTTCGCTCTATCTGACGTTCACACAACCTCCTGTAAATCTTCCTCTCATACTTGTTTTTATTTTTTTAGCTAGAGATTCAGTGACAAGTACTTTGCGTATGTTGTGTGCGAGTCGAGGACAAGTGTTAGCTGCCAGAACAAGTGGAAAGTTAAAAGCTATTCTTCAGGCTATCAGTTTCTTTTTCATTATTTTTGCCATGTTTTTCTGTGCTAAAGGGATTATCTCTACGGATGATTTAGAGTTTTTTGCCACGATTGTCGTTTCTTTGGTCGCGTTTTACTCTGTGTGCTCTGGAGTAGAATATATTTGGGTAAATAAAAATCATTTATTACAGAAAAATGACTCGCTAGATAGCGAGTCATAGGCAAGGTTACTGTTTGTAAATTTCTACGTATTTATTGGCAGCGGTCTCTAAATCAGAGGAAAACTCTAAGCATGCGCGGACGATGCATTCCCACTTGTCTCGCTTGTTGCGGTAGGTGTCAACAGCCTCCGAAAGCATGTTGCGGAATTCGTGGAAATCATGAGGGTTATAGAAAGAAAAACCATTGACTCCATGAGTCACTGTGTCTGCTAATCCTCCTGTTGCTCTTACTAATGGCACTGTTCCATAGCGCATACCAATCATTTGAGTAAGTCCGCAAGGTTCAAACATAGAGGGAATGCAGATCATGTCTGCTGCAGCGAAAATTTGCCGCGCTAGTGCATCACTATAGGTTAAAAGAATGCGCACATTTGGGGAGGTTGCTAAAGATTCTTGTAGATTAGAGAATTCTTCCTGCAGTCGCTCTCCATAACACGTTCCTATGATGATCACAGTATAAGCATTTTCCATGGCGTGAAGGATCGCCTGCTTCATGAACTCCGGGCCCTTTTGCTCCGCGATTCTAGAAATGATGCATAAACAAGGAGATTTTTCTAAAGAAAGCCCTAAGGTTTCATAAAGAGCTTTTTTGTTTTCTGCTTTTGCTTCAAAGAAGGCAGGAGGGTTTTCAAAAAGTTCTTTGCTATAGTTTTTCGCTAAATTCGGATCGGTTTCTGGCCCCCAGATCGCAGGGTCTATTCCATTTAAGATTCCTCGAAGATGGTGTTGTCTAGCAGTAACGGCATCGTGGATCTCATAGTCTGAGTAATCTTGAAGGATTTCTTTAGCATATGTGGGAGAGACAGTGGTCACAAAGTCCGAACAATACAAAGCTCCTTTTAATAAGACACAGGTTTGTGGATCTCGAAATAGTTGGTAGTGGCTCAGATAAAATTCATTTAGAGACGAAGCCTCTAATATTTCTCGTGTTGTATACCCTCGGTAACCAAAGTTGTGTAAGGTAAGAACGATTTTTTGTAGCTGAGGGCAGGGTTGTTGTTTGAGTAATCCGGCGACTAATCCAACATGCCAATCATGCAAGTGAACAATGTCAGCACCTTCTTTTTGAATGTAAGCTGCAGCAGCGGCAGAAAAAGCACAAAAACGAAACGCATCATCATTTGTATAGATTGTTTTGGCTTCTTCAAATAATTCCGGCTGCGAGTCCAATTTGAGTAGAGTTATCTTAATCCCTTCATGAAAATAAGAGAAGGCAGTGGCTTCCTGTTCTCCAGCAAAAAAATAGGAAATTTTTTGAACGGAGCAAAGATCCTGTTCCTGGAGCGAAGTAAATAGTTGGGGGTATAAAGGGATAACTACTTCCGTGGTATGATTAGCTGCTAAAGCTTTTGCTAGTCCGTATAGTGCGTCTCCCAGGCCTCCGGCTTTGATGACCGGAGCAAATTCGATGGCTGTGTGAATAATCTTCATTAGCAGGTTTTTGTTTTTGTTAATTAAATTAACCTTTTGATTATTTTTTTTATAAAAAATAATCAAGGGGTTTTTTGTTGGAGTTAGTTGTTGGGTTGGAAAAGTTTTTTGGTTCCTTTTAGAAGGCCGTAGACTGCACACGTTTTCACATAAACGTAAAAAACTTTGGTTTTTGAGAATTTTTTCTACCGATAAAAAGGTTTCATAGTATACACTCGAACTCTTCTGTTGGGGTGTGGCCAAGCGGTAAGGCAGCGGTTTTTGGTACCGCGCATCGGAGGTTCGAATCCTTCCACCCCAGAAATGTCTTTTGCTCCCCCCTATGTCTGATTTAATATAGCTCTCTTCTCGAAAGGAGATTCTTGTTAGGACTATCCGAGGGAACAGAAGGCTTGATAATAATCAGAGGCTGCAAGTACCATGGTAGGCGCTTGCTCGGAGAGAAATTCTTCGTACGTGCCGTTTTAAGGCCGGCTGGTATAGCGCGTAGGACCGTTTATCCGGTTGAGGGAAAAAAAGCCCCAAAGGCCTTATCAAAGGCCTTTTAGCTCAAGGTAATGGAGAATAGCAATTTATGGAACTCGTAGTTCAACGTCGTGAGACTGATAAGAAGTCTGTTATTAAAAAAATCCGTCAGCAGGGTGGAATTCCAGCTGTTCTTTATTCCGGTGGAAAAAGCTTAGCCAATATTGTTGTTGATGCGCATGTTTTCAATAAGTTTCTTTCAACTTTAGAGAGTGGAGCTTTGGCGTCTACAGTCTTTACTCTTTCTTACGAAGGACGAGAAATCAAGGCTTTAGTTAAAGACATTCAGTATCATGTAACGACTTACGATGTGATACATCTTGATTTTGAAGAATTAGTAGAAGATCGCGAAGTTCGTTTGAATATTCCTATTCGCTGCATCAATACAGTGGACTGTGTTGGGGTGAAATTAGGGGGATCTTTGAGACAGGTGATTCGTTGCGTGCGCGTTGCTTGTAAGCCTAAGGATATTGTTCCATTTTTAGAATTGGATGTGCAATCTTTAGGACTTTCTCAGACATTAAAACTGTCGGATATTTGCATCCCAGAGGGGATTAGACCGGTTAAATCTCTCAAAGAAGTTGTAGTAACAGTAGCTCGACGATAAGATCTATTATTATGGTGAAGCTGGTTGTTGGCATAGGAAATCCTGGAAGACAGTATGTCTGGACAAGACACAATATAGGATTTCTTCTGTTGGACTTTCTGGCTTCTCGCTTTTCTTGCGAGTTTCGCGAAACTCCGCGTCTTTTTGCTTCGTTTGTGAAGGTGGATACAGCAAACGGAGCAGTTATTCTTATCAAACCCACAACTTATGTGAATCTTACAGGTAAAGCTGTTCTCGCTGCTAAAAAGTTTTTCTCTATTTCTGTAGAAGATATCCTCGTTGTTGCAGACGATATAAATAGGGAGTTCGGCTCTATACGCTTTCGACAGGATTGTGGTTCTGGAGGGCATAATGGAGTTAAGCATACCACGCAGTCTTTGCAAACTAATCATTACTGGCAATTACGGCTTGGGGTAGGAAGACCTAGTCCTCAGGCAGAAGGAGTTGCTGATTACGTGCTGTCTAATTTTTCTTGTAATGAAAAAGAGCAATTAAATGATTTTTTAGAAAAAGGCGTAGAAGAAATCTTGCCTTGGATAGGTTTTTAATTCAAAAAAGATTTGCTATTCGCTTTTTGAAAAAAAGTTCCTGAAAAATAATCAGTTTCGATAACATGGAGGCGCTTCTTATAGGGTAGCTATCCATAGTTATTGGAAGAAGCTAGGTCAAAGCTTAGGAGTTTTTAATGAAAAAAAAAACAGGCCAACTTTATGAGGGAGCCTATGTTTTTAGCGTGACGTTGAGTGAAGACGCTAGACGTAAGGCTTTAGAAAAAGTTACCTCTGGAATTACCAACTATGGTGGCGAAGTTCTGAAAATTCACGATCAGGGGCGCAAAAAATTAGCTTACACAATTCGTGGAGCTAGAGAGGGTTATTACTATTTCATTTACTTCACAGTAGCCCCAGAAGCCATTGCCGAATTGTGGAGAGAGTATCATTTAAACGAAGATCTTCTTCGATTTATGACTCTTAAAGCAACCGCTGTTAAAGAAGTTTTAGAATTTGCTACATTGCCAGAATAACAGTTAAGGAGAACGTATGAATAGACCTGTTCATAATGAACACAGAAGGAAGCGTTTCGCCAAGAAATGTCCTTTT from Chlamydia suis encodes:
- the pth gene encoding aminoacyl-tRNA hydrolase; translation: MVKLVVGIGNPGRQYVWTRHNIGFLLLDFLASRFSCEFRETPRLFASFVKVDTANGAVILIKPTTYVNLTGKAVLAAKKFFSISVEDILVVADDINREFGSIRFRQDCGSGGHNGVKHTTQSLQTNHYWQLRLGVGRPSPQAEGVADYVLSNFSCNEKEQLNDFLEKGVEEILPWIGF
- the glgA gene encoding glycogen synthase GlgA, giving the protein MKIIHTAIEFAPVIKAGGLGDALYGLAKALAANHTTEVVIPLYPQLFTSLQEQDLCSVQKISYFFAGEQEATAFSYFHEGIKITLLKLDSQPELFEEAKTIYTNDDAFRFCAFSAAAAAYIQKEGADIVHLHDWHVGLVAGLLKQQPCPQLQKIVLTLHNFGYRGYTTREILEASSLNEFYLSHYQLFRDPQTCVLLKGALYCSDFVTTVSPTYAKEILQDYSDYEIHDAVTARQHHLRGILNGIDPAIWGPETDPNLAKNYSKELFENPPAFFEAKAENKKALYETLGLSLEKSPCLCIISRIAEQKGPEFMKQAILHAMENAYTVIIIGTCYGERLQEEFSNLQESLATSPNVRILLTYSDALARQIFAAADMICIPSMFEPCGLTQMIGMRYGTVPLVRATGGLADTVTHGVNGFSFYNPHDFHEFRNMLSEAVDTYRNKRDKWECIVRACLEFSSDLETAANKYVEIYKQ
- the rpsF gene encoding 30S ribosomal protein S6, translating into MKKKTGQLYEGAYVFSVTLSEDARRKALEKVTSGITNYGGEVLKIHDQGRKKLAYTIRGAREGYYYFIYFTVAPEAIAELWREYHLNEDLLRFMTLKATAVKEVLEFATLPE
- a CDS encoding 50S ribosomal protein L25/general stress protein Ctc — translated: MELVVQRRETDKKSVIKKIRQQGGIPAVLYSGGKSLANIVVDAHVFNKFLSTLESGALASTVFTLSYEGREIKALVKDIQYHVTTYDVIHLDFEELVEDREVRLNIPIRCINTVDCVGVKLGGSLRQVIRCVRVACKPKDIVPFLELDVQSLGLSQTLKLSDICIPEGIRPVKSLKEVVVTVARR